The window GGGATGAACAAAATTCCTTACGGTACTTACAACTTTGGGATTAACTTCCCTTGTGGTCCGGAAAATGTGGAAAAACTGACAAAGAGCGCAATCACAGAGCTGCAGAAGCTGATTGATAACGGCCCTGAACAGAAAGATCTGGATAAATACAAAGAAGGAGAATACAATGATAACAAAACAGAACTGAAAGACAATATGTTCTGGCTGAATGCCATTGCTAAAAACCAGTTAGACGGAAGTGATAAATATGACATTCTGAATTATCAGGATAAAGTAAAAGCACTTACCGTAAAAGATCTTCAGGATGTTGCTAAAAAATATCTTACAAAAGGTAGAATTGTAGCCACTTTGATGCCGGAAGACGGTTGGGAAAAGGCTAAAAAAGAAGAATCTAAAAAGGTAGAAGCTGTAACTGTAAAAGCAGGAGCTGCCAACTAATTAACTTATTTATTTACAATAAGAAAACCGCAGAGAAATCTGCGGTTTTTGTTATTTAATTCAAATCCTATTGGTTAAGAACCATATTCTTTTTTCCATTCGTCAGCAGCCCCGCTCAGGACATTGTAGAATTCTTCGCCGTATTTTCTGATCAATGGTGTCTTTAAAAACTTATAGACAGGAACCTGAAGTTCTTTTCCAAGCGTACATGCATCGCTGCATACATTCCATTCATGATAATTCAAAGCGGTAAACGCAGAATATTCTGTAACACGAATAGGGTACAGGTGGCAGGAAATTGGCTTCTGCCAGTCTACAGCACCATCTTCATAGGCTTTTTCAATACCACATTTGGTAATTCCTTTTTCATCGAATGTTACATAAGCACATTCGCGGTTCTCCACCATAGGAGTAACATACATTCCGTCGTGCGGGTCAGTAGTCCATGTTCCCTGTTCTTCAAGGGCTTTGATGCCTTCCTGGGTAAGGTAAGGTTTTATTTTATCAAAAATACTGTCCAATATCTCAAGCTCGTTTTTATCCAACGGAGCTCCTACATCTCCTTCCACACAACATGCACCTTTACATTTCGTAAGGTTGCAAACAAATTCTTCGGAAAAAATTTCCTCAGAAATCAATTTATCGTCTATCTGAATCATAATTTTTTAAAATAAATCAAAAACTGTACCTGCTTTAAAGGTAAGTAAGCTAATAATAATAAGCCATACACTGGCTTCACGCATCCAGTATTTAGGCAAAAACCGCATCATTCTGCTTAGGATAATACTCGAAGGAAATGCCAGAAGCAGCAGATATTCATAGCTCTTATTCATATACAGGATGATGGAAACAAGCTGTGCCATCGAAAAGACCAGCAGGAACGTATATTTATACCTGCTTATCGGGCTTTTCTTATTATAGTTTTTAAAATGGTCATATACCGCATAAATAAGCATCAGAACCACGGGAATTAAGGGCAGAAGTTCCGTATAATCCGTTACCGGCTTCATCTTTCCAAACGGAAAATAATCTATATTCCAGGATGTGAATTGAACGAAATACATCACAGAAAAATAGCTGAAGGTAATCAGTACAATTCCCAGTAGGAATCTGAAAAGATTCAAAGTGATTTTGGCTGAAGTAGCGATCACGTGAATAATCACAAAAACAGCCATCGGCCAGGTAGTAGGAAGAAAAATAAAGTTCAATGCCACAATAGATCCTACCAATACATAAGACTTCTTTCTGATGTCTTCATCCGCACTTGTCAGAAGAAGAATAAGAAAGGAATTTGTAAGCAGCGAAACGGCAATTCCTATATCCAGATTTCCGGGATACAGCCCGAAAATGAAAAAAGTATATAGAAATAATGGAAGATGTGTCTGATAATTAAGGGCAATACTGTGAAAACAAAAATATCCCAAAGCAATTCCCAGAAAAGTTATTCCGGCAACAATGGCTTCATAAGTGTTGAAATTCAGTATGTTAAATATTACGACTACTAAAAGAAGAAAACCAATATAAACAGGAATTGAAAAAATATTGCTTTCTTTTGAAAGTAATTTAAACATTTTTTATAAATTTGTACAAAGTTAATTTAAAAAAGGAAAATAATGACGTCTTTCTTTCTATTCTTAAGTAAAGTTTTCAAATGGACTTTCGGTTTCTTTGATACTTTCGGTAATGTTTTAAACTGGATTCTATTTGCAGTTTGCTGTGTATTATTTACTTATTGGTGCTATGTACTTGTAGTAACATTAGGTGGAGACAAAGACAAAGACTATTATTCTCCAACGGAAGGTAAGCACCCTTACTACGATCCGAATATCTACAAAAAAGAAGGTTAATTAATTGGTTATATAGTAAAAAACCGATCAAACAATATGCTTTGATCGGTTTTTTTATTACTAACGATTAAAATTTCTTTTTCTTAGTCGTGAATTGGAAGTACCAGTACAGGAATATTTGAACTTTTCGTAATTCCCTTGGTTAAGCTTCCCACGAATACATCATAAATTCCGCTTCTGCCATGTGATCCCATCACAATATAATCTGCATTTTTTGCCTTTGCATGTTCCAGAATAATATCTTTGGCGAGTCCTTGTTTTAAAAGGTGCTCACAGTCGATATCATGAGCAATGATTCTTTGCTCAATTTTATTGAGCTGCACCAGCTCTTCTATGATTTCATTGGCTTCCACTTCCGGAAAATATTGAAATCCCATATCGCCAATGGCAAAGCCGATATCTGATGGCGCTACATGGATAAGGTAAATTCTGCCGTTAAGCTGTTTTGCAAATTTTATGGCACCGTCTACCAATTGGTCTGTCTTGTCCCCAAAATCTACGGGTAATACAATATTTATCATAACCTCTAATTTTGTTACCTAAAGATAAGAAAAATTTGTCAGATTCTGTGTTAAATACTTATAATATTCGGATGTCAAGAATTTTTTCATCTTCAAGATAAGCTTCCAGAATGTCATTTTCCTCTACCTTTCCAACTCCTTTTGGAGTTCCTGTGAAGATAAGATCACCTACTCTTAACGTAAAATACTGAGAAGCAAAAGCAATGATATCATCAAAATTGAACATCATGTCTTTTGTATTGCCATCCTGTACCTTCTCTTTGTTCTTTAATAATGAAAACTGAAGGCTGTCAAGATTAAAGCTGTCCTTTTTGAAGAAATTGCTTACCACTGCAGAACCGTCAAAACCTTTAGCAAGCTCCCATGGAAGTCCTTTTGATTTTAGCTCACTCTGAAGGTCTCTGGCTGTGAAATCTATTCCCAGACCTATTTCTTCATAATGTTTGTTTGCCGCTTCTTTCTGGATATACTTTCCTCCCTTGGAAATTTTTAATACGACTTCAAGTTCGTAGTGAATATCATTTGAGAATTCAGGGATATAAAAATCATTTCCTTTCAGAACCGCTGTATCCGGTTTCATAAAAATAACAGGATTCTCAGGAATTTCGTTTCCTAATTCTTTTGCATGCTCACTGTAGTTTCTTCCTATACAGATTATTTTCATAACTCTTTTTGTTTATATTTTTGACCTCGTCATTGCGAGGAATGAAGCAATCTTTTTGATGGATTAAAGACTATTAATTCCTAACAGGTTAATGAGTAAACTCATTCCCACAATAATAGCATTTGAATTTATGACTCGTCAGAAAAGAAATTCCAAAGAAGCTGGTTGCACTGTCATCCCTGTAAATATGATTGGAACCACATTTTGGACATACAAAATCAAACTCAGGATCTTCAATGGTGTGTTCTACTTCCAACGAATATTGTTCATTGTCTTTATAATCCTGCAATATCTGTTTGGCTTTCTCAAGATCTTCTTCAAATACCTGAAGCTGTATCCCGCCTACAGCCTGCGACAGAAGCCAATCCGACTGGATGAGCTGCTCATTGGCAATAAAGCTGTTGATCCCGTTTTCAGCCAGTATCTGTTTGTCCCTGTTAGCTTCAAGGGCAGTTTCATAAAATTTAAAACGAACCAGGTCAGACATATTTAAAATCTGCTTGAGAGTTGAATTTTTGTAAAAACCTTCTTAGTATATAACGGGAAGTCAGCATTCTGAAGCCATCCGAAATATCCTAAATCTTTTTGAAAAACTGCTTTCACACCCTGGCCTTTATATTTTCCAAAGTTGAAAACCTCTTCCATTTTTTCATTGTATCCGATAAATCCGGCAAGATCTGCATTCTTATTATGGAATGTAAACTCGCTTAGCGGGGCTATTTCATTCGGAATATCATCATATTTTCCAACCTGAGCGTCCAGAACCTCAAATGTTGCCATTACATCAGCTTCTGCAGAATGGGCATTTTCCAATGTTTTTCCACAGTAGAACTGGTAAGCAGCGCCTAAGTTTCTAGGTTCTTTCTTATGGAAAATAGTCTGTGCATCTACTAATCTGAATTTACTCAGATCAAAATCCATTCCTACTCTTAAAAGTTCTTCAGCCAAAAGCGGAACATCAAATCTGTTGGAATTAAATCCTCCCAAATCACTTCCGGTAATCATTTCCATAATTTTAGAAGCAATATCTCTGAAGGTTGGAGCATCCTTAACGTCTTCATCATAAATCCCGTGGATCTCACTGCTTTCTTTAGGAATAAGCATTTCCGGGTTGACGCGCCATGTTTTGCTTTCTCTGGAGGCATCAGGATTTACTTTTAAAATACAGATTTCAACAATTCTGTCTTTTCCTATGTTGGTTCCTGTGGTTTCCAGGTCAAAAATACAAAGTGGTTTATGGAGTTTTAAATTCATGTTGATGATTAATAATTTGAAATGTGTTTTATTTAAATAAATTATTTTAATTGTCCCTGAAAAATGAGGGACACCAATATATAATAAATAACAAGCATCGGGATTCCTACTACCTGAAATAGGGCAAGAATAGCAATTCCTCCTACAAGCAATACTACTTTAGGATAGTTATCTTTTAACTGTTTTGATTTGAATTTCATTGCCATCATTTTAATCGGGCTGATCAGAAGCCATGATGTAAGAAGAGTCAGAAGAATCAGCAATAGTTCATTATCGAATAAAAAGCTAAAAGTTCCGGTTTCTTTAAACGCATAATAGAGACCAAACAATAAAACAGTATTAGTGGGTGTGTTCAATCCCTTGAAATAATAACGCTGCTCTTCATCAAGATTGAAGATGGCAAGCCTCAGGCAGGAAAATACCGTAACGATCAGTCCGAGATACTTGATTTCAAACGGAAAGTGAATTCCAAGAAGTTCTGTACCAAATGGTTCAAGAGCTTTATACATGGTAAGGCCAGGTATTACCCCAAAGCTTACCATATCCGCAAGAGAATCCAGCTGAAGTCCCAGATTTGAATTTGATTTTAGAGCTCGTGCTACAAATCCATCGAAAAAATCGAAAATTGAAGAGAGAATAAGGCAGACTGCTGTAGTCTGATAATCTCCTAAAATTAGATGTATTGCTCCTATACAGCCTGCAAATAAGTTAGCCAGGGTTAAGGCATTGGCCAGATTATTCTTTATAAAATTCATAACCACAAAATTACAGTTTTTAAAAATTCTAACTCAAAATAATCTGCACTAAAAAATGCATTAAAGTGATTTTGATGTAAATTTGCCCCATGAAATTTTTAAAAGGATTTAGAAAACAGGAAGTTCTGGCATTGGTGTACAGGATTTTTTTAGCCTATGTTTTTTATCAGATTGCCAGACTATTATTCTGGTATTTTAATAAAGGCCTGATTAAAGTTGACTCTGTCTCAGAATATATAAAGCTGGCCTTCCATGGTACAGCTTTCGATACCACTGCTATTTTATATGTCAATGCATTGTTTATACTCCTTAGCTTATTGCCTTTGGTCATCAACACAAAGAAAGTTTTTCAGAAAATTCTCTTCTGGCTGTATTTTATTACCAACGGGATTGCTTATGCCATGAATTTCGGGGATTTTATTTACTATAAATTCTCACAGGCAAGACTTACGTCTGCAGTATTTCAGGTAGCTGAACATGAATCCAACGTTTCCCAAACGCTGATGATCTCTGTGGGAGAACATCCTTTTGTGATGGTTTGGTTTATTGTTTTAATGGGACTGTGGGTTTTCCTTTACAAAAGAGTAAAAGTAGAGGAGGTAAAACCTCTGAAATTACTTCCTTACTTTATTACTTCCATTGTTACGCTGTGTCTCACTGCGGTATTGGTTGTAGGAGGAATCAGAGGGGATTTTAAACACAGTACAAGACCTATTAATATGGTGGATGCTACCCGCTTTGTAACGAATCCACTGCAGGGAAATATGGTACTCAACAGTACATTCTCCTTTTTCAGGACTTTAAATACCAATAATTTCAAGGAAGTTCACTTCGTAGATCAAAAATATATTGAAGAAAATGTACAGCCTTATAAAGTATATGACAGAAAAGTTGAAAACCGTCCCAATATTGTTATTTTCATTGTAGAGTCCTTCGGTAGGGAATATTCCGGAGCTTTTAATAAAGATAAAAATATCAAAGATTACGTTTCTTATACTCCGTTTATGGATAGTCTGGCTGGTCAAAGTCTTATTTTTCCCAATACTTTTGCAAACGGAAGGCAGTCTATTCACGGGATGAGCAGTGTGCTGGCCGGAATTCCGAGTCTTACAGATGCCTTTACAGGATCTCCGTATTCCAATCAGAAAATACAGTCTATTGTTTCGGTATGTAATGATCTGGGTTATGATACTTCTTTTTATCATGGAGCACCGAATGGATCTATGGGATTCCTTGGATTTGGAAATATTTTAGGATTTAAACACTATTTCGGAAAAACAGAATACAATCATGATGAAGACTTTGATGGAATGTGGGCGATATGGGATGAGCCTTTCCTTCAGTATTTTGCTAAAAATGTAGGAAAAAAGCAACCTTTCATGACTACAGTATTCACTGCTTCATCACACCATCCTTTTAAAATACCTGAAAAATATAACGGTAAATTTAAAAAAGGGAAAATTGAAATCCATGAGCCGATGCAGTATACGGATTATGCTATCAAACAGTATTTTGAAACCGCAAAAAAGCAGCCCTGGTATAATAATACAATCTTTGTTTTCACAGGAGATCATACCAATCAGGTGTATTATCCGGAATATGAAAGAGCGATGAACCGTTATGCCGTTCCGTTGGTATTCTATTCCCCGAATCCTGCTTATCAGCTCAAAGGAGTCAGTCAGGAAATAGCCCAGCAGGCAGATATATATCCTACATTGGCTGACCTTATCGGATATAACAAACCCATTAGAAGCTGGGGCAGAAGTTTGGTAAGTGATAAAAAATATCCTTTCATAATAGTAAACTCTGATGGAAGTACGGATCAGTTCATGATCGGAAATTACATTTACCGTTTTGATGGAAAAGAAATTATCGGAGTATATGACAAATCAGACCTGAGTCTTGAAAAAAATATTATGAATGAAGTTAAAAACTCTGAAGTTGAATCTGGAAAGAAAACTGCAAAAGCTTGGTATCAGGATTATATGGACAGAGTAATTAACAGGAAACTGTATTAAGGTAAAAGATAGAAAAGCAGGTTAATATGAAAACCTGCATTTTGTTAGGTTTACCATTTTATCTTTCATAAGCTCTTTATGCTTTGTATAATAAAAGTTTTTGTTCATTGAAAATTAATTTATATTTTTATCAATACGTAGATAAGAATATTATATTAAAATTAAAACTATAAGAAATATGAAAAAAATATTGTTAACGTTTGCGCTTTCTCTATGTGGGGTACTCACATTTGCACAAATAGAAGGGAAGTGGAAAACGATAGATGATGAGACAAAACAGGCAAAATCTATTGTTGAAGTGTACAAAAAATCAGATGGGAAATATTATGGGAAAGTTTCTCAGTTATTGATAAAGCCTGCTGATCCGAACTGTACACTTTGTAAGGATGACAGAAAAGGGAAACCCATTTTAGGATTAGAGATCATCAGAGGATTGAAAAAAGATGGTGATGAGTTCACGGGAGGAACAATTACGGACCCTAAAACCGGAAAAACTTATAAATGTACAATTACAAGAAGCGGTGATAAGCTGAACGTAAGAGGTTACTTAGGATTATCTTTATTAGGAAGAACCCAGGTTTGGGAGAAAGCTAATTAATTTAAGTTTAAATAGAATTTTAGATGACATTTCAGAAATGAGATGTCATTTTTTGTCTGCAAAAGAATTATTGGGGAAATTTTACTGGATCTCAGAAAAATTACAAAGAACTGAGTTTACAGGAGAAAAATCAGTTTTAAATAAAATTAATAAAAGGACTTCTCATTCAAATGAAGAGCTTTTTTATGATGTGTATAATAAAAAAACACTATTTTTGTAGTCTAAATTTTTCGAATAAATATGGCAGAATATACTTTTCGTGAGGTAATTGCACAGGCAATGAGCGAGGAAATGCGTAAAGACGAATCCATCTTTTTAATGGGGGAGGAAGTTGCAGAATACAATGGTGCTTATAAAGCTTCAAAAGGAATGCTGGATGAGTTTGGTCCTAAAAGAGTAATTGATACTCCAATTGCAGAACTTGGTTTTACAGGAATTGCTGTTGGGGCTGCGATGAATGGTAACAGACCTATTGTAGAGTATATGACATTCAATTTCTCATTGGTAGGAATTGATCAGATTATCAATAATGCTGCAAAAATCCGTCAGATGAGTGGTGGGCAATGGAACTGTCCAATTGTTTTCCGTGGACCTACGGCTTCTGCAGGACAATTAGGAGCTACCCATTCTCAGGCTTTTGAAAACTGGTTTGCAAACATTCCCGGCCTTAAAGTAGTAGTACCTTCAAATCCTTACGATGCGAAAGGGTTGTTGAAAACTGCAATTCAGGATAATGACCCGGTTATTTTCATGGAATCTGAGCAGATGTATGGAGATAAAATGGAAATTCCTGAAGAAGAATACTACTTACCATTAGGAAAAGCAGATATCAAGAGAGAAGGTACAGACGTTACTTTGGTTTCTTTTGGTAAAATCATGAAGCTGGCTTTACAGGCTGCTGAAGATATGGCTAAAGAAGGAATCTCTGTAGAAGTTATTGACCTTAGAACAGTTCGTCCTCTTGACTTTGATACTATTCTGGCATCAGTGAAGAAAACAAATAGATTGGTTATTTTAGAAGAAGCTTGGCCATTTGCTTCTATATCTTCTGAAATTACTTATATGGTACAGCAAAAAGCATTTGATTATTTAGATGCCCCTATCAAGAGAATTACTACTCCTGATGCACCTGCACCTTACTCTGCAGCATTATTTGCAGAATGGTTTCCTAAACTTGAAAAAGTGAAAGAAGAAATCAAAAAAGCGATGTACGTAAAATAGTTATAGAGAAAAACTTCCGAAAGGAAGTTTTTTCATTTATTATATTCATGAAGAAAAATTCTTGACGTCATAAAATTAGTATAAATTTGCGCCTTTAAAATAAATTAAGCTGATATGGCAGAAGTTACAGAAGATGGTTACCACTTCGACATAAAGAAACTTTCCTTTATTGGAGTTTTAGTGTCTCTAGGAATTGTTTTTGGAGATATTGGTACCTCTCCGCTTTACGTAATGAAAGCAATTGTGAATGCAAGATCCCAAGGGAGCAATATGCCTTTCAATGAATACATAGAAGGGGCTCTTTCATGTATTATTTGGACACTTACCTTGCAGACCACAATAAAATATGTGATCATTGCTTTAAGAGCAGATAACAAAGGTGAAGGAGGTATACTTGCTTTGTTTTCATTAGTAAGAAACCTTAAGAAAGGATGGTTGTATCTCATTGCTATTGTAGGGGCTGCCGCTCTTATTGCAGACGGGGTAATTACACCATCACTTACCGTAATGTCAGCCATTGAAGGTCTTGAAATTTATAACCCTCACACCCCTGTCGTACCTATCACCATTGGAATTCTGATTGTTATTTTTGTAGTACAACAATTTGGGACCAGCTTTATCGGTAAATTTTTTGGCCCTGTAATGGTGGTCTGGTTCCTGGTATTAGGTGGTTTGGGAGTAATGCACCTGAGCGAAAATTTTGAAATCTTA of the Chryseobacterium viscerum genome contains:
- a CDS encoding LTA synthase family protein, which codes for MKFLKGFRKQEVLALVYRIFLAYVFYQIARLLFWYFNKGLIKVDSVSEYIKLAFHGTAFDTTAILYVNALFILLSLLPLVINTKKVFQKILFWLYFITNGIAYAMNFGDFIYYKFSQARLTSAVFQVAEHESNVSQTLMISVGEHPFVMVWFIVLMGLWVFLYKRVKVEEVKPLKLLPYFITSIVTLCLTAVLVVGGIRGDFKHSTRPINMVDATRFVTNPLQGNMVLNSTFSFFRTLNTNNFKEVHFVDQKYIEENVQPYKVYDRKVENRPNIVIFIVESFGREYSGAFNKDKNIKDYVSYTPFMDSLAGQSLIFPNTFANGRQSIHGMSSVLAGIPSLTDAFTGSPYSNQKIQSIVSVCNDLGYDTSFYHGAPNGSMGFLGFGNILGFKHYFGKTEYNHDEDFDGMWAIWDEPFLQYFAKNVGKKQPFMTTVFTASSHHPFKIPEKYNGKFKKGKIEIHEPMQYTDYAIKQYFETAKKQPWYNNTIFVFTGDHTNQVYYPEYERAMNRYAVPLVFYSPNPAYQLKGVSQEIAQQADIYPTLADLIGYNKPIRSWGRSLVSDKKYPFIIVNSDGSTDQFMIGNYIYRFDGKEIIGVYDKSDLSLEKNIMNEVKNSEVESGKKTAKAWYQDYMDRVINRKLY
- a CDS encoding pyruvate dehydrogenase complex E1 component subunit beta, with translation MAEYTFREVIAQAMSEEMRKDESIFLMGEEVAEYNGAYKASKGMLDEFGPKRVIDTPIAELGFTGIAVGAAMNGNRPIVEYMTFNFSLVGIDQIINNAAKIRQMSGGQWNCPIVFRGPTASAGQLGATHSQAFENWFANIPGLKVVVPSNPYDAKGLLKTAIQDNDPVIFMESEQMYGDKMEIPEEEYYLPLGKADIKREGTDVTLVSFGKIMKLALQAAEDMAKEGISVEVIDLRTVRPLDFDTILASVKKTNRLVILEEAWPFASISSEITYMVQQKAFDYLDAPIKRITTPDAPAPYSAALFAEWFPKLEKVKEEIKKAMYVK
- a CDS encoding CDP-alcohol phosphatidyltransferase family protein — encoded protein: MNFIKNNLANALTLANLFAGCIGAIHLILGDYQTTAVCLILSSIFDFFDGFVARALKSNSNLGLQLDSLADMVSFGVIPGLTMYKALEPFGTELLGIHFPFEIKYLGLIVTVFSCLRLAIFNLDEEQRYYFKGLNTPTNTVLLFGLYYAFKETGTFSFLFDNELLLILLTLLTSWLLISPIKMMAMKFKSKQLKDNYPKVVLLVGGIAILALFQVVGIPMLVIYYILVSLIFQGQLK
- a CDS encoding DUF6427 family protein, yielding MFKLLSKESNIFSIPVYIGFLLLVVVIFNILNFNTYEAIVAGITFLGIALGYFCFHSIALNYQTHLPLFLYTFFIFGLYPGNLDIGIAVSLLTNSFLILLLTSADEDIRKKSYVLVGSIVALNFIFLPTTWPMAVFVIIHVIATSAKITLNLFRFLLGIVLITFSYFSVMYFVQFTSWNIDYFPFGKMKPVTDYTELLPLIPVVLMLIYAVYDHFKNYNKKSPISRYKYTFLLVFSMAQLVSIILYMNKSYEYLLLLAFPSSIILSRMMRFLPKYWMREASVWLIIISLLTFKAGTVFDLF
- a CDS encoding DUF3109 family protein, producing the protein MIQIDDKLISEEIFSEEFVCNLTKCKGACCVEGDVGAPLDKNELEILDSIFDKIKPYLTQEGIKALEEQGTWTTDPHDGMYVTPMVENRECAYVTFDEKGITKCGIEKAYEDGAVDWQKPISCHLYPIRVTEYSAFTALNYHEWNVCSDACTLGKELQVPVYKFLKTPLIRKYGEEFYNVLSGAADEWKKEYGS
- a CDS encoding fumarylacetoacetate hydrolase family protein — protein: MKIICIGRNYSEHAKELGNEIPENPVIFMKPDTAVLKGNDFYIPEFSNDIHYELEVVLKISKGGKYIQKEAANKHYEEIGLGIDFTARDLQSELKSKGLPWELAKGFDGSAVVSNFFKKDSFNLDSLQFSLLKNKEKVQDGNTKDMMFNFDDIIAFASQYFTLRVGDLIFTGTPKGVGKVEENDILEAYLEDEKILDIRIL
- a CDS encoding 3'-5' exonuclease, which codes for MNLKLHKPLCIFDLETTGTNIGKDRIVEICILKVNPDASRESKTWRVNPEMLIPKESSEIHGIYDEDVKDAPTFRDIASKIMEMITGSDLGGFNSNRFDVPLLAEELLRVGMDFDLSKFRLVDAQTIFHKKEPRNLGAAYQFYCGKTLENAHSAEADVMATFEVLDAQVGKYDDIPNEIAPLSEFTFHNKNADLAGFIGYNEKMEEVFNFGKYKGQGVKAVFQKDLGYFGWLQNADFPLYTKKVFTKIQLSSRF
- a CDS encoding DUF2007 domain-containing protein, which translates into the protein MSDLVRFKFYETALEANRDKQILAENGINSFIANEQLIQSDWLLSQAVGGIQLQVFEEDLEKAKQILQDYKDNEQYSLEVEHTIEDPEFDFVCPKCGSNHIYRDDSATSFFGISFLTSHKFKCYYCGNEFTH
- a CDS encoding universal stress protein, yielding MINIVLPVDFGDKTDQLVDGAIKFAKQLNGRIYLIHVAPSDIGFAIGDMGFQYFPEVEANEIIEELVQLNKIEQRIIAHDIDCEHLLKQGLAKDIILEHAKAKNADYIVMGSHGRSGIYDVFVGSLTKGITKSSNIPVLVLPIHD
- a CDS encoding DUF6341 family protein: MTSFFLFLSKVFKWTFGFFDTFGNVLNWILFAVCCVLFTYWCYVLVVTLGGDKDKDYYSPTEGKHPYYDPNIYKKEG
- a CDS encoding DUF2147 domain-containing protein; the protein is MKKILLTFALSLCGVLTFAQIEGKWKTIDDETKQAKSIVEVYKKSDGKYYGKVSQLLIKPADPNCTLCKDDRKGKPILGLEIIRGLKKDGDEFTGGTITDPKTGKTYKCTITRSGDKLNVRGYLGLSLLGRTQVWEKAN